The following coding sequences lie in one Acropora palmata chromosome 3, jaAcrPala1.3, whole genome shotgun sequence genomic window:
- the LOC141877548 gene encoding uncharacterized protein LOC141877548, producing MIPGLTKWRIDQARKHAALVGPGKPKELPEIRRTRLDPVRVDHFVDFIASPHYLQDVAFGTKFLKLSNGEKMEIPNVVRTVTASRLVNLYLSFCKEEEFVPLGKSTLFTVLKLCAASQKKSLAGLDNITTEGISSMQTLHNVVSQLSKAGKPIAWAEAIQERLKSSKIYLKTDFKLHIHKDSHCADHCRIHALSATDPEFYQPCRHKHDVTCDHCEALETTLTEIEATISSKSIQLSKDQQEEIVHDVEAAVKKIHDWKAHLMRTAHQEAAKSTILNEMAPSQVLIIMDWAMKFLPIRFRETQSEWFGKKGRPWHVSAAIAKGAEEELEVKTFVHVFEQTAQDWFAVASMIEHVLTHLKKSQPSLKEVFLSSDNAGCYHCGPLMLAIPGISRRVGVTIRRYDFSDPQSGKDICDRRIATMKSHMRRYLNEGNDINSASDMKRALDSYGGVKGCRVAVVNVGTARKETEHQKWTGIQSYNNFEFQRSGIRVWKAYGIGKGKQIHNQEIKRMARPQGKTGLIVHEEFSDPIADKGAFKKPRARKCVPQGVDEADNVDCQAQQQGFPCPEVGCVKVFVLRKNLEKHMDVGKHFYYIHKEGSYDDIKRKWASRCVDVGTVKELTAEATALTGEEKGQPPAVISETGWALKKAKPGVRFSEPVKEFLKWIFLKGEETGQKADPVEVTSKLRSVRTQDGGKMFQRSEWLTVQQVKSYFSRLSVLHRSGRFSRNKEDKEDDVEEIVMLEEALSRQGLNEDITSNLEL from the exons ATGATTCCAGGTTTGACCAAATGGCGCATTGATCAAGCTCGAAAGCATGCCGCGCTCGTTGGGCCGGGTAAGCCGAAAGAACTACCCGAGATTCGTCGTACACGTTTGGATCCTGTGAGGGTGGATCATTTCGTTGATTTTATAGCAAGCCCGCATTACTTGCAAGACGTCGCATTTGGTACCAAGTTTCTGAAGTTATCAAATGGcgagaaaatggaaattccAAATGTTGTACGGACAGTTACAGCGTCACGACTAGTAAACCTCTAtctttcattttgcaaagaagagGAATTTGTGCCACTGGGAAAGTCAACGCTGTTCACCGTACTTAAG cTCTGTGCGGCATCCCAGAAGAAATCTCTCGCTGGGCTTGACAACATTACTACTGAAGGGATATCATCGATGCAGACACTGCACAACGTTGTTTCACAATTGAGCAAAGCAG GTAAGCCAATTGCGTGGGCCGAGGCTATCCAAGAAAGGCTGAAAAGTAGCAAAATTTATCTCAAAACAGATTTCAAACTTCACATTCACAAGGACAGCCACTGCGCTGATCATTGCCGAATCCACGCATTGTCTGCTACCGACCCAGAATTCTATCAGCCATGTCGTCACAAACATGACGTAACATGTGATCACTGTGAGGCTCTGGAAACTACACTTACTGAAATTGAAGCGACTATCTCTTCAAAGAGCATTCAGTTGAG TAAAGACCAGCAAGAAGAAATAGTTCACGACGTCGAGGCAGCAGTTAAAAAGATCCATGACTGGAAAGCTCATTTAATGAGAACTGCACATCAAGAAGCAGCCAAGTCTACAATCCTCAACGAAATGGCGCCTAGTCAAGTGTTGATTATAATGGATTGGGCGATGAAGTTTTTGCCTATCAGATTTCGAGAAACTCAGTCAGAATGGTTTGGCAAAAAGGGAAGACCTTGGCACGTGTCTGCAGCAATTGCAAAAGGTGCAGAAGAAGAATTAGAG GTTAAGACGTTTGTCCATGTCTTTGAACAGACAGCACAAGACTGGTTCGCCGTTGCGTCGATGATTGAGCATGTCCTTACTCATCTAAAGAAGTCACAACCAAGTTTGAAAGAAGTATTTTTGAGCTCTGACAACGCCGGATGTTATCACTGTGGGCCCCTGATGCTAGCCATTCCCGGTATTTCAAGAAGAGTCGGTGTCACAATTAGGCGATACGACTTTAGTGACCCGCAGTCTGGGAAAGACATTTGCGACCGCCGCATTGCAACCATGAAAAGCCACATGCGCCGATATTTGAACGAAGGAAATGACATAAATTCCGCGTCTGACATGAAGAGGGCCCTGGATTCATATGGTGGGGTGAAGGGATGCCGCGTTGCTGTCGTCAATGTAGGCACGGCCCGGAAAGAAACAGAACATCAGAAGTGGACAGGCATCCAGTCCTATAACAACTTTGAGTTCCAACGGTCAGGGATCAGAGTGTGGAAAGCGTATGGAATCGGGAAAGGAAAGCAAATACATAACCAAGAGATAAAAAGGATGGCTAGGCCGcaaggaaaaactggtctAATTGTACACGAAGAATTTAGCGACCCAATCGCCGATAAAGGTGCTTTCAAGAAACCACGAGCCCGCAAATGTGTGCCACAGGGTGTGGATGAGGCCGACAATGTTGATTGTCAAGCCCAACAACAAGGATTTCCCTGCCCAGAAGTTGGCTGTGTAAAAGTATTTGTACTGAGAAAAAACCTTGAGAAGCACATGGATGTGGGAAAGCATTTCTACTACATCCATAAAGAAGGTTCCTATGACGACATCAAGCGCAAGTGGGCATCGAGATGCGTTGACGTTGGCACTGTTAAGGAATTAACGGCCGAGGCTACTGCTCTTACTGGGGAAGAGAAAGGACAACCGCCAGCGGTTATCTCCGAGACAGGTTGGGCgctgaaaaaggcaaaaccaGGAGTGCGTTTTTCTGAACCAGTTAAAGAGTTTCTGAAATGGATATTTCTGAAGGGCGAGGAGACAGGGCAAAAGGCTGATCCAGTAGAAGTTACTTCTAAACTCCGCAGCGTACGAACCCAAGATGGAGGAAAAATGTTCCAAAGATCCGAATGGCTAACGGTACAGCAGGTCAAAAGCTACTTCTCCCGCCTAAGCGTCTTGCACCGGAGTGGTAGATTCTCGCGAAATAAAGAAGATAAAGAGGACGATGTTGAAGAAATCGTGATGCTTGAGGAGGCATTATCCAGACAAGGACTGAACGAAGATATAACATCAAATTTAGAGCTCTAG